A region of Diceros bicornis minor isolate mBicDic1 chromosome 31, mDicBic1.mat.cur, whole genome shotgun sequence DNA encodes the following proteins:
- the LOC131395046 gene encoding olfactory receptor 6Q1, whose protein sequence is MQSYTPNWTQVTEFVLVGFAGVHEARLLFFTFFLTMYLLTLVENLAIILVMCLDHRLRRPMYFFLTHLSCLEIWYTSVTVPKMLAGLIGVDGGKNISYAGCLSQLFIFTFLGATECFLLAAMAYDRYMAICMPLRYGALVAWGTCICLAAACWLVGFLTPVLPIYLMSQLTFCGPNVVDHFFCDASPLLALSCSDVTLKETIDFLVSLAVLLASSVVIAVSYGNIFWTLLHIRSAAERRKAFSTCVAHLAVVSLFYGTLFFMYVRTKVASSINFNKMVSVFYSIVTPMLNPLIYSLRNKEVKGALGRAFSLESWRGQ, encoded by the coding sequence ATGCAGTCATATACCCCAAACTGGACCCAGGTGACAGAGTTTGTCCTGGTGGGCTTTGCTGGGGTGCATGAAGCACGCCTCCTCTTCTTTACATTCTTCCTCACCATGTACCTACTCACCTTGGTGGAGAACTTGGCCATCATTTTGGTGATGTGTTTGGACCACCGGCTACGTAGacccatgtatttcttcctgaCACACTTGTCCTGCCTTGAAATCTGGTATACTTCAGTCACAGTGCCCAAGATGCTGGCTGGCTTAATTGGAGTGGATGGAGGAAAGAATATCTCCTATGCTGGCTGCCTGTCCCAGCTCTTCATCTTCACCTTCCTTGGGGCAACTGAGTGTTTCCTACTGGCagccatggcctatgaccgctatatGGCCATTTGTATGCCTCTCCGATATGGGGCCTTGGTGGCTTGGGGCACTTGCATCTGTCTGGCAGCTGCTTGTTGGCTGGTGGGCTTCCTCACACCTGTTCTGCCCATCTACCTTATGTCCCAGCTGACATTTTGTGGGCCCAATGTCGTAGACCACTTCTTCTGTGATGCGTCACCACTGCTAGCTTTGTCTTGTTCGGATGTTACCTTGAAGGAGACCATAGACTTCCTGGTCTCTCTGGCTGTGCTCCTGGCCTCCTCTGTAGTCATTGCTGTGTCCTATGGCAACATTTTCTGGACGCTGCTGCACATCCGTTCAGCTGCTGAGCGCCGGAAGGCCTTCTCCACTTGTGTGGCTCACCTGGCTGTGGTGAGCCTCTTCTATGGCACGCTTTTCTTTATGTATGTCCGGACCAAAGTGGCCTCCTCCATCAACTTCAACAAGATGGTGTCTGTCTTCTACTCTATTGTTACGCCAATGCTCAACCCCCTCATCTACAGTCTTCGGAACAAGGAAGTGAAGGGAGCTCTGGGCAGAGCCTTTTCTCTCGAGTCTTGGAGAGGTCAGTAA